In Halictus rubicundus isolate RS-2024b chromosome 5, iyHalRubi1_principal, whole genome shotgun sequence, one genomic interval encodes:
- the LOC143354573 gene encoding longitudinals lacking protein, isoforms A/B/D/L-like, with protein MAPHRSKTAYWLYPESGPLPKTNDQRVQRFPCGNCRSVFSRKYNLQYHLKFECGQSPRFNCPYCVYRTRHPSNVRAHVRRIHPGNAVYVVDIRKAEVPQPF; from the coding sequence ATGGCGCCTCATAGGTCGAAGACTGCTTACTGGCTGTATCCGGAGAGCGGCCCGCTGCCGAAGACGAACGATCAGCGGGTGCAGAGATTCCCCTGCGGGAACTGTCGCAGCGTCTTTAGCAGGAAATACAACCTCCAGTATCATTTGAAGTTCGAGTGCGGACAGTCGCCGAGATTTAATTGTCCTTATTGCGTGTACAGGACCAGGCATCCGTCGAACGTGCGAGCCCACGTTCGCAGGATTCATCCTGGGAACGCTGTTTACGTGGTGGACATAAGAAAAGCGGAAGTCCCGCAACCTTTCTAA